A DNA window from Onthophagus taurus isolate NC chromosome 1, IU_Otau_3.0, whole genome shotgun sequence contains the following coding sequences:
- the LOC139428933 gene encoding uncharacterized protein: MRFDDKRIHKEFVCKTNKYLNEDIESTINSTLLKNNDIGELFERNIDESRSIIPLRKSLSLDNWSRIKRVEGILENTDKTLNVLSKVVKNQLEVTATIETKETNNGSQSKLESPGEYLSEDITIISEEIDYKISDEKINLQETVQVIQEDILVDQKIESMETPKDNIKQAIDNSLDKLRYLINEKTVDEDKKQHFEVLANKAVSTLHGRLDDLMDTGDEKQMETYIQDIIVNSFEKKLNELINTSLKCDNIHLNTDDDVNNITSLEEDNTLELTLDIDSDALDISNKEFDEIFELNYKGGDIANVDLNNMNIVNSPNKNELSIGDSKDVVESVCKKSNPKEDEIGDFIKEAKRNHFNTVEREITLDDLENAILRSFKKDIRQTRFDWNERNDDCFPPKSSPVENDVKFRNMEELMKPLTGLKENEGKK, from the coding sequence ATGAGATTCGACGATAAGCGAATCCACAAGGAATTCGTGtgtaaaactaataaatatttaaatgaagaTATCGAAAGTACCATAAATTCAACGCTTCTTAAAAATAACGACATTGGGGAATTGTTCGAAAGAAATATCGATGAAAGCAGATCCATTATTCCATTGAGGAAAAGTTTAAGTTTGGATAATTGGAGTAGAATTAAAAGAGTGGAAGGAATTTTAGAGAATACcgataaaactttaaatgttttatcGAAGGTTGTCAAAAATCAATTAGAAGTAACCGCTACTATAGAAACCAAAGAGACTAATAATGGGAGTCAATCAAAATTAGAAAGTCCAGGGGAATATTTAAGTGAAGACATAACGATTATTTCCGaagaaattgattataaaattaGCGATGAGAAAATAAATCTTCAAGAAACCGTTCAAGTTATTCAAGAAGATATTTTAGTTGACCAAAAAATAGAATCTATGGAGACACCAAAAGATAATATCAAACAAGCCATTGATAACAGTTTagataaattgagatatttaatCAATGAAAAAACCGttgatgaagataaaaaacaacacTTTGAAGTTTTGGCCAATAAAGCAGTTTCAACATTACACGGAAGATTAGATGATCTAATGGACACTGGAGACGAAAAACAAATGGAGACTTACATCCAAGACATAATCGTAAATAGCTTCGAAAAGAAACTAAACGAACTTATTAATACTTCATTAAAATGCGATAACATTCATTTAAACACGGACGATGACGTCAACAATATCACCAGTTTAGAAGAAGATAACACTCTCGAGCTGACTCTTGATATAGATTCGGATGCTTTGGATATTAGTAATAAAGAATTTGACGAGATTTTTGAACTAAATTATAAAGGTGGAGATATAGCCAACGTCGATTTGAATAATATGAATATTGTTAATTCTCcaaataaaaacgaattaagtATTGGTGATAGTAAAGATGTTGTAGAGTCGGTGTGCAAAAAGAGTAATCCGAAAGAGGATGAAATTGgagattttataaaagaagcgaaaagaaatcattttaatacCGTTGAAAGAGAAATTACTTTGGATGATTTAGAAAATGCTATCTTAAGATCGTTTAAGAAGGATATTCGCCAAACTAGGTTCGATTGGAACGAAAGGAACGACGATTGTTTTCCTCCGAAAAGTTCCCCTGTTGAAAATGATGTTAAATTTCGAAATATGGAAGAATTAATGAAACCTTTAACaggtttaaaagaaaacgaaggaaaaaaataa